A single Thermanaerothrix sp. DNA region contains:
- the fliE gene encoding flagellar hook-basal body complex protein FliE: MDVVRLDLSRYGVLGARSGVPSAQTPSSPVTPFEEVLKSSMKQVNSLQMGADQMVRRLSLGEVDDVSQVSVAVEKAELALRTLVEIRNKLVDAYQQISRMPV, translated from the coding sequence ATGGACGTTGTCCGTTTGGATCTGTCTCGTTACGGGGTTTTGGGGGCCCGTTCCGGGGTGCCGTCCGCGCAGACGCCGTCGTCTCCGGTCACTCCCTTTGAGGAGGTTCTCAAGTCCAGCATGAAGCAGGTTAACTCCCTTCAGATGGGGGCTGACCAGATGGTGCGCCGGCTGTCCCTTGGCGAGGTAGATGATGTGTCCCAGGTCTCCGTGGCGGTGGAGAAGGCGGAGCTTGCTTTGAGGACCTTGGTGGAGATCCGCAATAAGCTGGTGGACGCTTACCAGCAGATATCGAGGATGCCGGTGTAG
- the flgC gene encoding flagellar basal body rod protein FlgC, protein MRVFRSVDVAGSALTAHRVWMDAISSNLANANTTRTPEGGPYVRRVPVFQERLMEALKDGSTASGVKVVSIERDPLPPRMVYQPDHPDANPEGYVAYPNVNVVREMADMMVASRAYEANLTVVETGKAMWNSALEIMRG, encoded by the coding sequence ATGAGGGTTTTCAGAAGCGTGGACGTGGCGGGCAGCGCCCTTACCGCCCATCGGGTGTGGATGGACGCCATATCCTCCAACCTGGCCAACGCCAACACCACCAGGACCCCCGAGGGGGGGCCCTACGTGAGGCGGGTCCCGGTGTTCCAGGAGCGTCTCATGGAGGCGTTGAAGGACGGCTCCACCGCATCTGGCGTCAAGGTGGTGTCCATAGAGAGGGACCCCCTGCCGCCCAGGATGGTTTACCAGCCCGACCATCCCGACGCGAACCCCGAGGGTTACGTGGCATACCCCAACGTCAATGTGGTTAGGGAGATGGCGGACATGATGGTGGCGAGCCGGGCCTACGAGGCGAACCTTACGGTGGTGGAGACCGGGAAGGCCATGTGGAACAGCGCCCTGGAGATAATGAGGGGGTAG
- the flgB gene encoding flagellar basal body rod protein FlgB, which produces MRGDFTWDVIQVDLEGLSRRMGAVAQNVANANTPRYARREVTFEDQLKAVIDQPSRLPMAVSHERHMTNVPLGVEQVRPVESRVQDEIYRYDGNNVDPEVEMAKLAETRMLYQAMTRVLSRKIAMYRTAIGGGR; this is translated from the coding sequence ATGAGGGGAGATTTCACCTGGGACGTCATACAGGTGGATCTGGAGGGGCTGTCCCGAAGGATGGGAGCCGTGGCCCAGAACGTGGCCAACGCCAACACCCCTCGGTACGCCCGGAGGGAGGTAACCTTCGAGGACCAGCTCAAGGCGGTGATAGACCAGCCTTCTAGGCTTCCCATGGCGGTGAGCCACGAGAGGCACATGACCAACGTGCCCCTTGGGGTGGAGCAGGTTCGCCCCGTGGAGTCCAGAGTTCAAGACGAGATATATAGATACGACGGCAACAACGTGGATCCGGAGGTGGAGATGGCGAAGCTTGCGGAGACCAGGATGTTGTACCAGGCCATGACCAGGGTCTTGAGCCGCAAGATAGCCATGTACAGGACCGCCATAGGAGGTGGTCGGTGA